In one window of Janthinobacterium sp. 1_2014MBL_MicDiv DNA:
- the dkgB gene encoding 2,5-didehydrogluconate reductase DkgB, with product MNAITQHTAIPTIGLGTFRLQGQVVIDSVTTGLDVGYRHIDTAQIYGNEAEVGQAIAASPVPRDALFVTTKIWIENLQRDKLIPSLKDSLHKLQLEQLDLTLIHWPSPQDAIPVAEYMAALAEAKAQGLTGAIGVSNFTNAQLRQAIATVGAAEIATQQIEIHPFLQNRKAIDFARSQGIHITAYMPLAYGKVVADPVIAAIAARHGVTPAQVALSWSLQQGFAVIPSSTKRANLEANLHFRRITLSPEEMAQMATLERGERLANPDGLAPQWD from the coding sequence ATGAATGCCATTACCCAACACACCGCCATCCCCACCATCGGCCTGGGCACCTTCCGCCTGCAGGGCCAGGTCGTCATCGATTCCGTCACCACGGGCCTCGACGTCGGCTACCGCCATATCGACACGGCGCAAATCTATGGCAACGAAGCCGAAGTGGGCCAGGCCATCGCCGCCAGCCCCGTGCCGCGCGACGCGCTGTTCGTCACGACGAAGATCTGGATCGAGAACCTGCAGCGCGACAAACTGATTCCCAGCCTGAAGGACAGCCTGCACAAGCTGCAGCTCGAGCAGCTGGACCTGACCCTGATCCACTGGCCCTCGCCGCAGGACGCCATTCCCGTCGCCGAGTACATGGCGGCGCTGGCGGAAGCCAAGGCGCAGGGGCTGACCGGGGCCATCGGCGTATCGAATTTCACCAACGCGCAGCTGCGGCAGGCCATCGCCACGGTGGGTGCGGCGGAAATCGCCACGCAGCAGATCGAGATCCACCCCTTCCTGCAAAACCGCAAGGCCATCGACTTCGCGCGCAGCCAGGGCATCCACATCACGGCCTACATGCCGCTCGCCTATGGCAAGGTGGTTGCCGATCCCGTGATTGCGGCCATCGCCGCCAGGCACGGCGTGACGCCGGCGCAGGTGGCCTTGAGCTGGTCGCTGCAACAGGGCTTTGCCGTGATTCCATCCTCCACAAAACGCGCCAACCTGGAAGCGAACCTGCATTTCCGGCGCATCACCCTGTCGCCGGAAGAGATGGCGCAGATGGCCACGCTGGAGCGCGGCGAGCGCCTGGCCAACCCGGACGGCCTGGCGCCGCAGTGGGATTGA
- a CDS encoding FAD-dependent monooxygenase: MHSHSDVCIVGNGAIAKTTALAFAQAGQSVTLLCPASAPAAASAVKPVEPSWDVRVYALNHTAHQLLSSLKVWGALAADRVAPVDAMLVNGDGAQAGGLGFDAYGAHVGTLAWIVEDRNLGQALDAALKFAPNVNVVQGRASRLEWTNDSAVVHLDGGDTITCALVVGADGAQSWVRGQCDIGLDYRAYGQRGVVSNFACEKPHHGAAHQWFTGSEGIVALLPLPGERVSLVWSAPDALADTLMNESADALAARLAAYCHDKLGKLTPLQPELVRAFPLTLMRPHAMVAPRVALVGDAAHVVHPMAGHGMNLGFADVAQLVKTIAEREAHRGIGDERVLARYARARKEDVLLMQLATDGLARLFGADLEPLRVVRNLGLNLLDKLPALKRKMISHALGNQ; the protein is encoded by the coding sequence ATGCATAGCCACAGCGACGTTTGCATCGTCGGCAACGGCGCCATCGCGAAAACCACGGCGCTGGCGTTTGCCCAGGCAGGACAAAGCGTCACCCTGTTATGCCCGGCCAGCGCGCCCGCAGCCGCTTCCGCCGTCAAGCCGGTCGAGCCGAGCTGGGACGTGCGCGTGTATGCGCTCAATCACACGGCGCACCAGCTGCTGTCGTCGCTGAAGGTGTGGGGCGCGTTGGCGGCCGACCGGGTGGCGCCCGTCGACGCCATGCTGGTCAACGGCGACGGCGCGCAGGCGGGCGGACTCGGTTTCGACGCCTACGGCGCCCATGTGGGCACCCTGGCGTGGATCGTCGAAGACCGCAACCTGGGCCAGGCGCTGGACGCCGCCCTGAAGTTCGCGCCGAACGTCAACGTCGTGCAAGGCCGCGCCAGCCGCCTGGAATGGACGAATGATTCGGCCGTCGTGCACCTCGATGGCGGCGACACCATCACTTGTGCGCTGGTCGTCGGCGCGGACGGCGCCCAGTCCTGGGTGCGCGGCCAGTGCGACATCGGCCTCGATTACCGTGCGTATGGCCAGCGCGGCGTGGTCAGCAACTTCGCCTGCGAAAAGCCGCACCATGGCGCGGCCCACCAGTGGTTCACGGGCAGCGAAGGCATCGTCGCGCTGCTGCCATTGCCGGGCGAGCGCGTCTCGCTGGTCTGGTCGGCACCCGATGCGCTGGCTGATACATTGATGAACGAATCGGCCGACGCCCTGGCTGCGCGCCTGGCCGCCTATTGCCACGACAAACTGGGCAAGCTGACACCGCTGCAACCGGAGCTGGTGCGCGCCTTCCCGCTGACCCTGATGCGCCCGCATGCCATGGTGGCGCCGCGCGTGGCCCTGGTGGGCGACGCCGCCCACGTGGTGCACCCGATGGCGGGCCACGGCATGAACCTGGGCTTTGCCGACGTGGCGCAGCTGGTCAAGACCATCGCCGAACGCGAGGCGCACCGCGGCATTGGCGACGAGCGCGTGCTGGCCCGCTATGCGCGCGCGCGCAAGGAAGACGTGCTGCTGATGCAGCTGGCCACCGATGGTCTGGCGCGCTTGTTCGGCGCCGATCTGGAACCGCTGCGCGTGGTTCGCAATTTGGGATTAAACTTGCTGGATAAATTGCCGGCCCTGAAGCGGAAAATGATTTCGCATGCCCTCGGAAATCAGTAA
- a CDS encoding LLM class oxidoreductase gives MTAMHKLGQQGSLSIGLELPLDNDWSSTGRQANAASSRVPGEPDLRRHAELAQLADRLGFRALWLRDVPLYDPSFGDAAQVFEVFTYLGYLAGITENILLGTAAVVLPLREPVLTLKAAASVDQLSGGRLLLGVASGDRPVEYPVFGRDFGQRGAAFREQVAMLRDWGLTHLPPGIRLLPRPGAPLPLLVAGLAQQTPAWIGAQMDGWLAYPGTPDDHARRAAQWRAVAGGDKPYVSFIHLDLDEDASMPLQRFRFGGRTGRDGLIAELQAMREAGVRHIGLQLRQNRRPLAEALQEIADHVLPVFHGAA, from the coding sequence ATGACTGCGATGCACAAGCTGGGACAGCAGGGGAGTCTGAGCATCGGCCTGGAACTGCCGCTCGATAATGACTGGTCGTCCACGGGGCGCCAGGCGAATGCGGCATCCAGCCGCGTGCCGGGCGAGCCGGACCTGCGCCGGCACGCGGAACTGGCGCAGCTGGCCGACCGCCTCGGTTTCAGGGCGCTGTGGCTGCGCGACGTGCCCCTGTACGACCCGTCGTTCGGCGACGCGGCCCAGGTCTTCGAGGTGTTTACCTATCTCGGCTACCTGGCCGGCATCACGGAGAACATCTTGCTGGGCACGGCAGCCGTCGTGCTGCCCCTGCGCGAGCCCGTACTGACCCTGAAGGCGGCGGCCAGCGTCGACCAGCTCAGTGGCGGGCGTTTGCTGCTGGGCGTGGCCAGCGGCGACCGACCCGTCGAGTATCCCGTGTTCGGCCGCGACTTCGGGCAGCGCGGCGCCGCCTTCCGCGAGCAGGTCGCCATGCTGCGCGACTGGGGCCTGACGCATCTGCCGCCCGGCATCCGCCTGCTGCCCAGGCCGGGGGCGCCCTTGCCGCTGCTGGTGGCGGGGCTGGCGCAGCAAACGCCGGCCTGGATCGGCGCGCAGATGGATGGCTGGCTCGCCTATCCGGGCACGCCGGACGACCATGCGCGGCGTGCGGCGCAGTGGCGCGCCGTGGCCGGCGGCGACAAGCCGTACGTCAGCTTCATCCACCTGGACCTGGACGAGGATGCGTCCATGCCGCTGCAGCGCTTCCGTTTCGGCGGGCGCACGGGGCGCGACGGCCTGATCGCGGAATTGCAGGCCATGCGCGAGGCCGGCGTGCGGCATATCGGCTTGCAGCTGCGGCAGAACCGCCGTCCGCTGGCCGAGGCGCTGCAGGAAATCGCGGACCACGTATTGCCCGTGTTTCATGGCGCCGCTTGA
- a CDS encoding (2Fe-2S)-binding protein — translation MITLNINGRDTQVDADPSTPILWALRDNLNMTGTKFGCGMALCGACTVHLDGQAIRSCITPISSVGAQKITTIEAMENDQVGKAVQAAWVRHDVPQCGYCQSGQVMSATALLRTNKSPSDADIDGAMSGNICRCGTYQRIRAAIKDAAKTLA, via the coding sequence ATGATTACATTGAATATCAACGGACGCGACACGCAGGTCGACGCCGATCCATCCACGCCCATCCTGTGGGCGCTGCGCGATAATCTGAACATGACGGGCACCAAGTTCGGTTGCGGCATGGCCCTGTGCGGTGCCTGCACGGTGCATCTCGATGGCCAGGCCATACGCTCCTGCATCACGCCGATTTCCTCCGTGGGGGCGCAAAAGATCACCACCATCGAGGCGATGGAGAACGACCAGGTCGGCAAGGCGGTGCAGGCGGCATGGGTGCGCCACGACGTGCCGCAATGCGGCTACTGTCAAAGCGGCCAGGTGATGAGCGCCACGGCGCTGCTGCGCACGAACAAGTCGCCCAGCGATGCCGATATCGACGGCGCCATGAGCGGCAATATCTGTCGCTGCGGCACCTATCAACGGATCCGCGCAGCCATCAAGGACGCGGCCAAGACCCTGGCCTGA
- a CDS encoding DsbC family protein, with protein MSRIALVLASGLMMSCAGAETPTEANIKKLIEPRLGEGAKVDSVKETPYGGLYEVRTGGDILYTDKAAQYLFVGHVFDAKTSQDLTKVRLDEVNRIKFSDLPLDSAMKTVKGNGKRVIAVFEDPNCGYCKRFRQNALKEIDNVTVYTFMYNILSPDSIVKSRNVWCAPDRNKAWDDWMLNGKAPATVAATCANPHEKILALGQQLRVSGTPAIFFADGSRIPGAVDAKTLEQKFSTIK; from the coding sequence ATGAGCAGAATCGCATTGGTACTGGCCTCGGGCCTGATGATGTCGTGCGCCGGCGCGGAAACGCCTACGGAAGCGAACATCAAGAAACTGATCGAGCCGCGCCTGGGCGAAGGCGCCAAGGTGGACTCGGTCAAGGAAACCCCGTACGGCGGCCTGTACGAAGTGCGCACGGGCGGCGACATCCTGTACACGGACAAGGCCGCGCAATACCTGTTCGTCGGCCACGTCTTCGACGCCAAGACGTCGCAGGACCTGACCAAGGTGCGCCTGGACGAAGTCAACCGCATCAAGTTCTCCGACCTGCCGCTCGATTCGGCCATGAAGACCGTGAAGGGCAATGGCAAGCGCGTGATCGCCGTATTCGAAGACCCGAACTGCGGCTATTGCAAGCGCTTCCGCCAGAACGCGCTGAAGGAAATCGACAACGTCACCGTCTACACCTTCATGTACAACATCCTGTCGCCCGATTCCATCGTCAAGTCGCGCAATGTCTGGTGCGCGCCGGATCGCAACAAGGCCTGGGATGACTGGATGCTGAACGGCAAGGCGCCGGCTACGGTGGCCGCCACGTGCGCCAATCCGCATGAAAAAATCCTCGCCCTGGGCCAGCAATTGCGCGTCTCGGGCACGCCAGCCATCTTCTTTGCCGACGGCAGCCGCATCCCGGGCGCGGTCGATGCGAAAACGCTGGAACAGAAATTCTCGACCATTAAGTAA